From the Martelella mediterranea DSM 17316 genome, one window contains:
- a CDS encoding pseudouridine synthase — protein sequence MTEKDKFPKRGNKPAGGKPPRKAEAPAAAGEEKQGERISKILARAGVASRRDAERMILDGRVKVNGKLLDTPAHNVTLEDKIEVDGEEIRGIERTRLWIYHKPAGLVTTNSDPEGRPTVFDNLPAELPRVISIGRLDINTEGLLLLTNDGGLARVLELPATGWLRRYRVRAHGKIEQADLDKLKDGIAVDGVLYGAIDATLDRVQGSNVWITMGLREGKNREIKNVLGALGLEVGRLIRISYGPFQLGEIAEGAVMEVRGRTLRDQLGPRLIEEAGANFDAPIYNDKQAESEAPKSGGNWKPEPGKRAEPGKRRPDKLDRGERAERGRDRLDTKRKGDDEKPFKDIVTRNRAANVWMAPGARPLGPKAKKKAEDKAKEDARRDARRDGRRASAADGDAPRARGPAGGRGKPFAKPAGKPANRGPRKPREAGAEDTGEARRFDGPKRPRGEGRPASGEGRPEGGKRFDGPKREGAAPRGERPAGEKRGGRPEGGKRPGGDRPRSGGSREGGPGRGPKGNADRRR from the coding sequence ATGACCGAAAAAGACAAGTTTCCCAAACGCGGCAACAAACCTGCCGGCGGCAAGCCGCCGCGCAAGGCTGAAGCGCCCGCCGCTGCCGGCGAGGAAAAGCAGGGCGAGCGGATATCCAAGATCCTCGCGCGCGCTGGCGTCGCCTCCAGGCGCGATGCCGAGCGGATGATCCTCGACGGAAGGGTGAAGGTCAACGGCAAGCTGCTGGACACCCCCGCCCACAATGTCACGCTCGAAGACAAGATCGAGGTCGATGGCGAAGAAATCCGCGGCATCGAGCGCACCAGGCTGTGGATCTACCACAAGCCCGCCGGCCTCGTGACCACCAATTCCGACCCCGAGGGCCGCCCGACCGTGTTCGACAACCTGCCGGCCGAATTGCCCCGGGTGATCTCGATCGGGCGTCTGGACATCAATACCGAGGGTCTGCTGCTACTCACCAATGACGGCGGCCTTGCGCGGGTGCTGGAACTGCCGGCCACCGGCTGGCTGCGCCGTTACCGCGTGCGCGCCCACGGCAAGATCGAACAGGCGGATCTCGACAAGCTCAAGGATGGCATTGCCGTCGACGGCGTGCTCTACGGCGCGATCGATGCCACGCTCGACCGGGTGCAGGGCTCCAATGTGTGGATCACCATGGGGCTTCGCGAGGGCAAGAACCGCGAGATCAAGAACGTGCTCGGCGCGCTCGGGCTCGAGGTCGGCCGCCTGATCCGCATCTCCTATGGACCGTTCCAGCTCGGCGAGATTGCCGAGGGCGCTGTGATGGAAGTGCGCGGCCGCACGCTGCGCGACCAGCTTGGCCCGCGTCTGATCGAGGAGGCCGGCGCCAATTTCGACGCGCCGATCTACAATGACAAGCAGGCGGAGAGCGAGGCCCCGAAATCCGGCGGTAACTGGAAGCCGGAGCCCGGCAAGCGGGCGGAGCCGGGCAAGCGCCGTCCCGACAAGCTCGACCGCGGCGAGCGGGCCGAACGCGGCCGCGATCGGCTCGACACCAAGCGCAAGGGCGACGACGAAAAGCCGTTCAAGGATATCGTGACCCGCAATCGCGCCGCCAATGTCTGGATGGCGCCGGGCGCCCGTCCGCTTGGCCCCAAGGCCAAGAAGAAGGCCGAGGACAAGGCCAAGGAAGATGCCCGCCGTGACGCGCGGCGCGATGGTCGCCGCGCAAGCGCTGCCGATGGCGATGCGCCGCGCGCACGCGGACCGGCCGGCGGCCGGGGCAAGCCGTTCGCCAAACCGGCAGGCAAGCCGGCGAACAGGGGACCGCGCAAGCCGCGTGAGGCCGGTGCCGAAGATACCGGCGAGGCGCGGCGTTTCGACGGCCCCAAGCGGCCGCGCGGCGAGGGCCGTCCGGCCAGTGGCGAGGGCCGGCCGGAAGGCGGCAAGCGTTTCGATGGGCCGAAGCGGGAAGGTGCAGCGCCACGCGGCGAACGTCCTGCCGGCGAGAAGCGCGGCGGACGCCCCGAAGGCGGCAAGCGTCCGGGCGGCGACAGGCCGCGCTCCGGCGGTTCACGTGAGGGCGGTCCGGGCAGGGGGCCGAAGGGCAATGCGGATCGTCGGCGGTGA
- a CDS encoding nucleoside deaminase: MGLALTEAEAAAARGEVPIGAVVVIDGTVIASAGNRTREMADPTAHAEILALREACRKLGSERLPGAHLYVTLEPCAMCAAAISFARVERLYYGAADPKGGGVDHGGRFYDQPTCHHRPDVYSGFSESRSAELLRSFFSEKRSD, from the coding sequence ATGGGATTGGCGCTCACCGAGGCCGAAGCGGCGGCAGCGCGCGGCGAGGTGCCGATCGGCGCGGTCGTCGTCATCGATGGCACGGTCATCGCCAGCGCCGGCAACCGCACCCGGGAGATGGCCGACCCCACGGCCCATGCCGAAATCCTGGCACTGCGCGAAGCCTGTCGCAAGCTCGGCTCCGAACGCTTGCCCGGCGCGCATCTCTACGTCACGCTGGAGCCCTGCGCCATGTGCGCTGCGGCGATTTCCTTTGCCAGGGTCGAGCGGCTTTACTATGGCGCGGCCGATCCGAAGGGCGGCGGGGTCGATCATGGCGGCCGGTTTTACGACCAGCCGACCTGCCACCACCGGCCCGATGTCTATTCCGGTTTTTCCGAAAGCCGCTCCGCCGAACTTCTGCGGAGCTTCTTCAGCGAAAAGCGCTCAGACTGA
- a CDS encoding GNAT family N-acetyltransferase, whose amino-acid sequence MGYTIRPATRSDAGAIYRFVCELAAFEKARDQVETSEEGLAEAIFGAGSVTGALIAEVDGEPVGFAVYYFSFSTWQGRNGIYLEDLYVTPDHRGAGLGRALMQAVAEIGVARNCGRMEWSVLDWNEGAIRVYDGIGGKPQDEWIRYRLEGETLRKVADGSV is encoded by the coding sequence ATGGGTTACACCATCCGGCCGGCGACGCGGAGCGACGCCGGTGCAATTTATCGTTTTGTTTGCGAGCTAGCGGCGTTCGAGAAAGCGCGCGATCAGGTCGAAACCAGCGAGGAAGGGCTTGCAGAGGCGATTTTCGGCGCGGGCTCGGTGACCGGCGCTTTGATTGCCGAAGTCGATGGCGAGCCCGTCGGTTTCGCGGTCTACTATTTCAGCTTCTCCACCTGGCAGGGCCGAAACGGCATCTATCTGGAAGACCTTTATGTGACGCCCGATCATCGCGGCGCGGGCCTCGGCCGGGCGCTGATGCAGGCGGTCGCGGAGATCGGCGTCGCCAGGAACTGCGGCCGGATGGAATGGAGCGTGCTCGACTGGAACGAGGGCGCGATCCGCGTTTATGACGGCATCGGCGGCAAGCCGCAGGACGAATGGATCCGCTACCGGCTGGAAGGCGAGACCTTGCGCAAGGTCGCCGACGGTTCAGTCTGA
- the ileS gene encoding isoleucine--tRNA ligase has product MSDTKDTIDYSKTLYLPQTDFPMRAGLPEKEPETVARWQEIGLYKKLREDAKGREKFVLHDGPPYANGNIHIGHALNKILKDVITRSFQMRGYDSNYVPGWDCHGLPIEWKIEEAYRAKGQNKDEVEINEFRRQCREFAQGWIDVQTKEFQRLGIEGDFENPYTTMAFHAEARIAGELLKIAKSGQLYRGSKPVMWSVVERTALAEAEVEYHEVQSDTVWVKFPVKFVVRDGPEMTDLLDACVVIWTTTPWTIPGNRGISFSSRLEYGLYEVVEATNDFGPRVGEKLLFAKRLAEECAAKAKLSLKLMRDLDPSELAGVTCTHPLARLGYDFLVPLLDGDHVTDDAGTGFVHTAPGHGREDFDAWMEKSRELEARGISAKIPFTVGDDGFYTDEAPGFGPSAEGGAARVMDDNGKKGDANDRVIKALIDADMLFARGRIKHDYPHSWRSKKPVIFRNTPQWFVYMDKDLGNPSSGPSGHLLPSGEKGEAAASGDASALNGDKAAARGLSVPSPQGGEGQGEGGDTLRTRALKAIDNTRFVPAGGKNRLRGMIENRPDWVLSRQRAWGVPICVFADKAGNVLVDDAVNARILEAFEAEGADAWFAEGARERFLGDRANEEWDMVTDILDVWFDSGSTHTFTLEDRPDLKWPADVYLEGSDQHRGWFHSSLLEGCATRGRAPYNTVITHGFTMDEHGRKMSKSLGNTVVPQDVMKKSGADILRLWVMTTDYWDDQRLGDQIIKTNVDSYRKLRNTLRWMLGTLAHDQGEEIALTDMPELERLMLHRLSELDALVRKGYDDFDFKRITRALNDFANIELSAFYFDVRKDALYCDAPSSLRRRAALHVIRKLFDCLVTWLAPMLPFTMDEAWLSRNPNAVSVHLEQFPDVPAEWKDDGLAARWEKIRAVRTVVTGALEIERREKRIGSSLEAAPIVYVDDETLLAALDGRDFEEICITSAITIKAGKGPEDAFRLREVADVAVVPALATGTKCARSWRVTEDVGSDPDYPDVSARDAAALRELAALAG; this is encoded by the coding sequence ATGAGCGATACAAAAGACACCATCGATTATTCCAAGACCCTCTATCTGCCGCAGACCGATTTCCCGATGCGCGCCGGTCTGCCCGAGAAGGAGCCGGAAACGGTTGCCCGCTGGCAGGAAATCGGCCTCTACAAGAAGCTGCGCGAGGACGCCAAGGGCCGCGAGAAATTCGTGCTGCATGACGGCCCGCCCTATGCCAATGGCAACATCCATATCGGCCACGCGCTGAACAAGATCCTGAAGGACGTCATCACCCGCTCGTTCCAGATGCGCGGCTATGACAGCAATTACGTTCCCGGTTGGGACTGCCACGGCCTGCCGATCGAGTGGAAGATCGAAGAGGCCTACCGCGCCAAGGGCCAGAACAAGGACGAGGTCGAGATCAACGAATTCCGCCGCCAGTGCCGCGAATTCGCTCAAGGGTGGATCGATGTCCAGACCAAGGAGTTCCAGCGCCTCGGCATCGAGGGCGATTTCGAAAACCCCTATACCACGATGGCCTTCCACGCCGAGGCCCGCATCGCCGGCGAACTGCTGAAGATCGCCAAGTCCGGCCAGCTCTATCGCGGATCGAAGCCGGTGATGTGGTCGGTGGTCGAGCGCACCGCGCTGGCCGAGGCCGAGGTGGAGTATCACGAGGTTCAGTCGGATACGGTTTGGGTGAAGTTTCCAGTCAAGTTCGTGGTTCGAGACGGACCTGAAATGACGGATCTTCTGGACGCTTGTGTGGTTATTTGGACTACCACGCCGTGGACTATTCCCGGTAATCGAGGTATCTCGTTCTCTTCCCGCCTTGAATACGGGCTTTACGAAGTTGTCGAAGCCACGAACGATTTTGGACCGAGGGTCGGTGAAAAACTTCTATTTGCGAAAAGACTCGCGGAGGAGTGTGCAGCCAAGGCTAAACTCTCACTAAAGTTGATGAGGGACCTCGACCCGAGCGAGTTGGCCGGTGTTACATGTACTCATCCTCTTGCGCGTCTTGGCTATGACTTCTTGGTCCCGCTGCTCGATGGCGATCACGTGACCGATGATGCCGGTACCGGCTTCGTCCACACCGCGCCCGGCCACGGCCGCGAGGACTTTGACGCGTGGATGGAGAAGTCCCGCGAGCTTGAGGCGCGCGGCATCTCGGCGAAGATTCCGTTCACGGTCGGCGATGACGGTTTCTACACGGACGAAGCGCCGGGCTTCGGTCCATCCGCCGAAGGCGGTGCTGCCCGCGTCATGGATGACAACGGCAAGAAGGGCGATGCCAATGACCGGGTCATCAAGGCGCTGATCGATGCCGACATGCTGTTTGCCCGCGGCCGGATCAAGCACGACTATCCGCATTCCTGGCGCTCCAAGAAGCCGGTGATCTTCCGCAACACGCCGCAATGGTTCGTCTATATGGACAAGGACCTCGGCAACCCCTCATCCGGCCCTTCGGGCCACCTTCTCCCCTCAGGGGAGAAGGGCGAGGCTGCGGCAAGCGGCGACGCTTCGGCCCTCAACGGCGACAAGGCGGCGGCGCGGGGCCTCTCAGTCCCCTCTCCCCAGGGGGGAGAGGGCCAGGGTGAGGGGGGCGACACGCTGCGCACCCGCGCGCTCAAGGCCATCGACAATACCCGTTTCGTGCCGGCCGGCGGCAAGAACCGGCTGCGCGGCATGATCGAGAACCGCCCGGACTGGGTGCTCTCCCGTCAGCGCGCCTGGGGTGTGCCGATCTGCGTGTTTGCCGACAAGGCCGGCAATGTGCTGGTCGATGATGCCGTCAACGCCCGAATCCTCGAAGCCTTCGAGGCGGAAGGCGCGGATGCCTGGTTCGCCGAAGGCGCGCGCGAGCGTTTCCTTGGCGACAGGGCAAATGAAGAGTGGGACATGGTCACCGACATTCTCGATGTCTGGTTCGACAGTGGCTCGACCCACACCTTTACGCTGGAGGATCGTCCGGACCTGAAATGGCCGGCCGACGTCTATCTGGAAGGTTCCGACCAGCATCGCGGCTGGTTCCATTCCTCGCTGCTGGAAGGCTGCGCCACCCGTGGCCGCGCGCCCTACAATACGGTGATCACCCACGGGTTTACCATGGACGAGCATGGCCGCAAGATGTCGAAATCGCTCGGCAACACCGTCGTGCCGCAGGACGTGATGAAGAAGTCCGGCGCCGATATCCTGCGTCTGTGGGTCATGACCACCGATTACTGGGACGACCAGCGGCTCGGCGACCAGATCATCAAGACCAATGTCGACAGCTACCGCAAGCTGCGCAACACGCTGCGCTGGATGCTCGGCACGCTCGCCCATGACCAGGGCGAGGAGATCGCGCTTACCGATATGCCGGAACTGGAGCGGCTGATGCTGCACCGGCTTTCCGAACTCGACGCGCTGGTGCGCAAGGGCTATGACGATTTCGACTTCAAGCGCATCACCCGCGCGCTGAACGATTTCGCCAATATCGAGCTGTCGGCCTTCTATTTCGACGTCCGCAAGGATGCGCTTTATTGCGATGCGCCGTCGAGCCTGCGCCGCCGTGCGGCCCTGCATGTCATCCGCAAGCTGTTCGACTGCCTCGTCACTTGGCTTGCCCCCATGTTGCCGTTCACGATGGACGAGGCCTGGCTGTCGCGCAATCCGAATGCGGTGTCGGTGCATCTGGAACAGTTCCCCGATGTTCCGGCAGAATGGAAGGACGATGGGCTTGCGGCCAGGTGGGAGAAGATCCGCGCGGTGCGCACCGTGGTTACCGGGGCGCTGGAAATCGAGCGCCGAGAAAAGCGCATCGGTTCCTCGCTTGAGGCAGCACCCATCGTCTATGTCGACGACGAGACGCTGCTTGCAGCCCTCGATGGCCGCGATTTCGAGGAAATCTGCATCACCTCTGCGATCACCATCAAGGCCGGCAAGGGCCCGGAAGATGCCTTCCGCCTGCGTGAGGTGGCTGATGTGGCCGTGGTCCCGGCGCTGGCAACCGGCACCAAATGCGCCCGCTCCTGGCGCGTGACCGAGGATGTCGGCTCCGATCCGGACTATCCGGATGTGTCGGCGCGCGACGCGGCGGCGCTCAGGGAGCTTGCGGCGCTCGCCGGATGA
- a CDS encoding bifunctional riboflavin kinase/FAD synthetase, producing MTVFHRNEFREPLPETLKGGVVAIGNFDGVHRGHQSVLNRALAIAEERGVPALVLTFEPHPRSVFNPQNPVFRLTPAPMKARLLEAMGYHAVIEYPFDRTFSQRSPEEFVTTVLIDWLAASEVVTGFDFHFGRNREGGPAYLMAAGKRHGFGVTLMDAFRDEGADVVSSSRIRDLLTRGEVVQASGLLGYRYTVTGEVIHGEKLGRTLGFPTANMAFDPHAKLRPGIYAVRYRRPCGTLHDGVASFGRRPTVVEDGRPLLETYIFDFKGDLYGEEGAVSLFGRLRDELKFDGLEALVAQMHRDSDQARALLSGVKPFSELDAKIAF from the coding sequence ATGACCGTATTCCATCGCAATGAATTTCGTGAACCGCTGCCTGAAACGCTGAAGGGCGGGGTGGTTGCGATCGGCAATTTCGATGGCGTCCATCGCGGCCATCAAAGCGTGCTCAATCGCGCGCTCGCCATTGCCGAGGAGCGCGGCGTGCCGGCGCTGGTGTTGACCTTCGAGCCGCATCCGCGCTCGGTGTTCAATCCGCAGAACCCGGTGTTCCGGCTGACGCCGGCGCCGATGAAGGCGCGGCTGCTGGAGGCGATGGGCTATCACGCCGTCATCGAATATCCCTTCGATCGAACGTTCTCGCAGCGCTCACCGGAAGAATTCGTCACCACGGTGCTGATCGACTGGCTTGCCGCCAGCGAGGTGGTGACCGGCTTCGATTTCCATTTCGGCCGCAACCGCGAGGGCGGTCCGGCCTATCTGATGGCCGCCGGCAAGCGCCACGGCTTCGGCGTCACGCTGATGGATGCCTTTCGCGACGAGGGCGCCGATGTCGTCTCCTCAAGCCGTATCCGCGATCTCCTGACGCGGGGCGAGGTGGTTCAGGCGTCCGGCCTGCTCGGCTATCGCTATACGGTGACGGGCGAGGTGATTCACGGCGAGAAACTTGGCCGCACGTTGGGCTTCCCGACCGCCAACATGGCGTTTGATCCCCACGCCAAGCTGCGCCCCGGCATCTATGCCGTGCGCTACCGCCGCCCCTGCGGGACGCTGCATGACGGCGTTGCAAGCTTCGGCCGCCGCCCGACCGTGGTGGAAGACGGCCGCCCGCTGCTCGAAACCTATATCTTCGACTTCAAGGGCGACCTCTATGGCGAGGAGGGCGCGGTCTCGCTGTTCGGCCGGCTGCGCGACGAACTCAAGTTCGACGGTCTCGAAGCGCTCGTCGCCCAGATGCATCGTGATTCCGATCAGGCGCGGGCGCTGCTGTCCGGCGTGAAGCCGTTTTCGGAACTCGACGCGAAGATTGCGTTCTGA
- a CDS encoding TIGR01459 family HAD-type hydrolase, translating into MPKPIDALRALHADYDVMLCDVWGVLHNGVASFDTPKVALSEARRAGKTVILLTNSPRLGPSVKEQLAALGVTDESFDAIVTSGDVTRTLVAEGPRKLYYLGPERDADLYGDTGVENVNEADAEGILCSGFKDDETETPEDYRDLLTRFAARDLPLICANPDLVVSRGNRLVPCAGALAALYSELGGKTRIAGKPHKPIYDAALAKATELRGDVDPARVLAIGDGMPTDVRGAIDYGLDLLFVAEGIHEADYAVNGKVDEASLDRFLTQHGAHPKYWMTKLA; encoded by the coding sequence ATGCCGAAACCGATCGACGCTCTCCGTGCGCTTCATGCCGATTACGATGTCATGCTCTGCGATGTCTGGGGCGTTCTTCACAATGGCGTGGCCTCCTTCGATACGCCGAAGGTTGCGCTTTCCGAGGCGCGCCGCGCCGGCAAGACGGTGATCCTGCTCACCAATTCGCCGCGGCTTGGACCGTCGGTCAAGGAGCAGCTTGCAGCGCTCGGCGTGACGGATGAAAGCTTCGACGCCATCGTGACCTCCGGCGATGTCACCCGGACGCTGGTCGCTGAAGGTCCGCGCAAGCTCTATTATCTGGGGCCGGAGCGCGACGCCGACCTTTACGGGGATACCGGGGTCGAGAACGTCAACGAGGCCGACGCCGAGGGCATTCTGTGCAGCGGCTTCAAAGATGATGAAACCGAAACGCCGGAAGACTATCGCGACCTGCTGACGCGGTTTGCCGCACGCGACCTTCCGCTGATCTGCGCCAATCCCGATCTCGTGGTCTCGCGCGGTAACCGGCTCGTGCCCTGCGCCGGCGCGCTCGCGGCGCTTTACAGCGAACTCGGCGGCAAGACCCGCATCGCCGGCAAGCCGCATAAGCCGATCTATGACGCGGCGCTGGCCAAGGCCACGGAGCTCCGCGGCGATGTCGATCCCGCCCGCGTGCTCGCCATCGGCGACGGCATGCCGACGGATGTGCGCGGCGCGATCGATTACGGTCTCGATCTGCTGTTCGTGGCCGAAGGCATCCACGAGGCCGATTACGCCGTGAACGGTAAAGTTGACGAAGCGTCGCTCGATCGGTTCTTGACGCAACACGGCGCGCATCCGAAATACTGGATGACGAAACTCGCCTGA
- the chrA gene encoding chromate efflux transporter yields the protein MRNHFHSDCEDIVTAAATEDKKPDFSELVSVFARIGLLSFGGPAGQIALMHRIIVDEKRWLPPDRYLHALNYCMLLPGPEAQQLATYVGWMLHGVRGGIAAGLLFVLPGFVLIVALAALYATLGDAAWLEAIFMGLKAAVLAIVVQALWRMAGRSLKGPVSVGLALAAFLALFVFGVAFPVVVLAAGLVGYVFMRRPVAAAPDIPVKRDWRRRGVSTAATLLLWTAIWLLPLIVLVPFGEFHTLADIFGFFVKIALFSFGGAYAVLTYVAQEAVATYHWLTPAEMMDGLALAETTPGPLVLVLCFVGFLAAHAAPVFAAPLVSGLIGAVLTAWAIFVPSFLFIFAGAPYVEDLRRNAALSGALAGIGAAIVGVIANLSLWFALNVLFSSVDRIALFSLPPLLRASLIWPDGASLDLASLAISVAGIVALIKFRVGILPLLAGAALTGLAIGTLL from the coding sequence ATGCGGAATCATTTCCACTCGGATTGCGAGGACATTGTGACGGCCGCTGCAACAGAGGATAAAAAGCCGGACTTCAGCGAGCTTGTCAGCGTTTTCGCGCGTATCGGGCTGTTGTCCTTCGGCGGGCCGGCCGGCCAGATCGCGCTGATGCATCGGATCATCGTTGACGAGAAGCGCTGGCTTCCGCCCGACCGATACCTTCACGCCCTCAACTACTGCATGCTGCTGCCCGGTCCCGAGGCCCAGCAACTGGCGACCTATGTCGGCTGGATGCTCCATGGCGTGCGGGGCGGCATCGCCGCGGGCCTGTTGTTCGTGCTGCCGGGCTTCGTCCTGATCGTCGCGCTCGCGGCGCTCTATGCCACGCTCGGCGATGCCGCCTGGCTGGAAGCGATCTTCATGGGGCTGAAGGCGGCGGTGCTCGCCATCGTCGTGCAGGCGTTGTGGCGCATGGCGGGGCGCTCGCTGAAGGGGCCGGTGTCGGTGGGGCTCGCGCTCGCGGCCTTTCTGGCGCTGTTCGTCTTCGGCGTGGCCTTTCCGGTCGTGGTGCTGGCGGCCGGGCTCGTCGGCTATGTGTTCATGCGGCGGCCGGTGGCGGCCGCGCCTGATATCCCGGTGAAGCGGGATTGGCGCAGGCGCGGCGTCTCCACCGCGGCGACGCTGCTGTTGTGGACCGCGATCTGGCTGCTGCCGCTCATCGTGCTGGTCCCGTTCGGCGAATTCCACACGCTGGCCGATATTTTCGGCTTCTTCGTCAAGATCGCGCTGTTTTCCTTCGGAGGGGCCTATGCGGTGCTGACCTATGTGGCGCAGGAGGCGGTGGCCACCTATCACTGGCTGACGCCGGCCGAGATGATGGACGGGCTGGCCCTTGCCGAGACGACGCCGGGGCCGTTGGTGCTGGTGCTGTGCTTCGTCGGCTTTCTGGCGGCCCATGCCGCGCCGGTCTTCGCCGCGCCGCTTGTCTCCGGCCTCATCGGCGCGGTTCTGACCGCCTGGGCGATCTTCGTGCCAAGCTTCCTGTTCATCTTCGCCGGCGCGCCCTATGTCGAGGACCTGCGCCGCAATGCGGCGCTTTCCGGCGCGCTTGCCGGCATCGGCGCGGCGATCGTCGGCGTGATTGCCAATCTTTCGCTCTGGTTCGCGCTCAACGTCCTGTTCAGCTCGGTCGACCGGATCGCGCTGTTTTCGCTGCCGCCGCTTCTTCGCGCGAGCCTGATATGGCCGGACGGGGCTAGCCTCGATCTGGCCTCGCTTGCCATCAGCGTCGCGGGGATTGTCGCGCTCATCAAATTCAGGGTCGGCATTTTGCCGCTTCTTGCCGGCGCAGCGCTTACGGGGCTTGCCATCGGCACGCTGTTGTGA
- the groES gene encoding co-chaperone GroES: MASISFRPLHDRVVVRRVESEEKTKGGIIIPDTAKEKPQEGEIVAVGNGARDDSGNVVALDVKVGDRVLFGKWSGTEVKLDGEDLLIMKEADIMGIVA; the protein is encoded by the coding sequence ATGGCAAGCATTTCTTTCCGCCCCCTGCACGACCGCGTCGTTGTACGCCGCGTGGAGTCTGAAGAAAAGACCAAGGGTGGCATCATCATCCCCGACACCGCCAAGGAAAAGCCGCAGGAAGGCGAAATCGTCGCCGTCGGCAACGGCGCCCGTGACGACAGCGGCAATGTTGTCGCGCTCGACGTCAAGGTCGGCGACCGCGTTCTGTTCGGCAAGTGGTCGGGCACCGAAGTCAAGCTCGACGGCGAAGACCTTCTGATCATGAAGGAAGCCGACATCATGGGCATCGTCGCTTAA